One Panicum virgatum strain AP13 chromosome 3N, P.virgatum_v5, whole genome shotgun sequence DNA segment encodes these proteins:
- the LOC120665676 gene encoding acyl carrier protein 2, mitochondrial-like yields the protein MAMAAARRALLTHLRIPVARPAAAAAAAAAGTVPVAARRLLSSTTEETKGSFLDKGEVADRVVSVVKNFQKVEPAKVTPTAHFQKDLGLDSLDTVEIVMAFEEEFGFEIPDNETEKIDSIKSAVDFIASHPQAK from the exons atggcgatggcggcggcgaggagagccCTCCTAACCCACCTCCGCATCCCGGTAGCTCGtcccgctgcagcagcggcggcggcagcggcgggaacCGTCCCCGTCGCTGCCCGGAGGCTCCTGTCCTCGACTACGGAGGAGACGAAGGGGTCGTTCCTGGACAAGGGCGAGGTCGCCGACCGCGTCGTCTCGGTCGTCAAGAACTTCCAGAAGGTTGAGCCCGCAAAG GTGACACCTACTGCTCACTTCCAGAAGGACCTTGGGCTCGATAGCTTGGACACTGTTGAGATAGTGATGGCGTTCGAGGAAGAATTCGGATTCGAGATCCCTGATAACGAGACAGAGAAGATTGACTCCATCAAGTCGGCGGTTGACTTCATCGCCTCACATCCACAAGCAAAATGA